The following is a genomic window from Fusarium oxysporum Fo47 chromosome IV, complete sequence.
CAGCATATAGCGACTTTTCATCCAACTCTCGGAGACACGCAAGCTGATCCTTTTTGTCCCAGCACCCGACAGTCCTTGTGAGATTTTCAAAAGCGACATTGTAGTAACTGAGATCATGAATCTAGTCAAAGTCAATCGGCAAACTCAAAAacagtggtgttgaagttcATACCTGTGCCCCTGTAATGCCTCCTGATTCAAGGATAGCTCCCCGATACAGCCCGTCATCTCGACCATCGTAACTAAACATCTGATACGCAATGCTCTGAGCTCCAGCGCTCTCGCCCCACACAACAACTCGTTCTGGGTCGCCTCCAAAAGCTTCAATGTTCTCTTGGATCCAGCGCAGTGCAAGTCGTTGGTCTAGGAGGCCAGCATTGGCGTTACCTTCCTTCAGAAGGCTGAAATTCTGGAGAAAACCCCACATCCCTGAAGGTCAGAAAGTTAGTAGCGGTGCTTCAAGCGGAACCCTGACGTACCCAATCTGTAGTTAAAGCTCACTGCTAGGATAGGCTCTTTGATATCTTGACTGACTTTGACAATCCCACTGAGGTTGTATTGTGGGTCGGCAGAGCTGCCGGCGTATAGACCACCGCCGTAAATCCAAACTCTGTGTTCTTGCTATCAGTTTTGAGGAAGTGTTTGTTGTTTGGGGGACGTACAGAACTGGTAGGAGTTTCTTTGGCTTTCCGGCTGGTCGAATAACATTCAAAGAAAGGCAGTCCTCGGACATGGTCCAGTTCTGAGTGTACTGCATACAACTGTCTCCATACTCAGTGGCTGTGCGTTCCTCTTTGAAGGAACTGTCCAAGCTTTGAGGCCACTTGAACCGGAGATTCCCAACAGGGGGCTGAGCGTAAGGAATGCCTAGGAAGGCATCTTGATCCCAGCCGGGTAGGTTCTTGCCAACGTATGTTCCGTTTAATGTTGTGGCTTTAGGAGAAGCTGCACTTGTCGTCCAAGCCAGCGCAgtcaagaggaagaaagacatCGACATCATATTGAGGTGCGCCACTTTGGCTAACGGGTAGTCACGACACTAAAACCTCTCTTGACTTCCCTCATACCAAGACTTGAGCATCAGACGTCTTATAAGTCAGTCACGCATATTGTTCTTACCACTCAAACTAGGGGCCATGTTTTATTGCCACGGCCACAGTGTTTCCACCAAGGATAATCTAGGAAACTGCTATCTATTCTACGCAGTGTCGTAGCTCTGACGGGGTATGAGATTAATTTGATTATTCCCCGCGTTGCTAGCCCCAGGAAAGGATGTCGATCTGGGGTGATTGAGTTGTGGGGTGCGGAGCAACCCCGATGGGAAGGAGACTCAGATCCTTGTGTAGAGAATTATTGTTTCGATCTAAAGCCATTCGGATCGGGAATTCTGAAGGGGTTTGAGCTTTTGCAACAAGCGAAGCCTCTGTGCATGATAGACAGACTTGGTAGGGGCGTCAGCAGGCAAAGAGATACAAAGTGGTCAAACTCTAGAAATATCTGGTAAGAACACGCTTGTTACAAATTCTCTTATTCCCTGGCACTAATGCTACTATCGCCTTTAGGCAAATATCATACTTGAAGCAGTAGACCAGTGTACGCTTGTCGACTAACATGACCCTTGCACTTGAAATTTAGTCCCGGGATATTCATTTACCACCAATCAGCATTCACCTTGTGACTTGTTCAATATCAATTCCTCCCAACACAATATCTTCATTGCCTGCCGAGATACCCAGAGCTCTAGTCCACTCTATCCCCGAATGGTCGTACTTTGAAATTGAACCTCACACGCCCTGTTACTTCATTCATGGTATTCCTCcgctgaagatgatgaaaacCATCTAGTCTCCCTCTTTGCTCCGGGGTACCGATTCCTAGCTGTTCGAGAATCTCTGGAACAACCGCATAGAGGATCTCAAGATTACCGTCCTCGATCTTTGCGGCTATTCCAAGTCCCCCTTTCGCCCCAAGGCGCCGAGTATCTTCTGACTCTCGAACGCCTATTCCATAAGACGCATCAGCACCAACTTTGCCAAACAGTTGCCCTTGATAGCTCTGCATGAGCACTGTACAGAAACGTCCTGTTCCGCCAACTTGCTCTGGATGCTTCGTCATGGCGTTGAATATACGTGCGAAATTTTGGGTTCTTTGACTCGTCGGTGACGATGCCTCGACAGCGTCCGCGGCATCGGCGAAGGTTGCATATTTTTGTGCGAGATAGAATAGAGGATATGCTGGTGCTGGAAGATTGCATCCATCAACACCCCATTCCACTTGCTTCGGATCATGTGCCAGGTCGTCGACGACTCTTTTGACTTCAAGCTGCATAGGATGGTCCGGCAGATGATAGTCTTTGACATCAGCTCCCAACGCTTCAGCACCGGCCATCATGGCAACATGCTTCCCGGAGCAATTATTGCAGATTCCCGTTGGCTCAAACCCAGTCTTTATCCACTCACGGTTCACCTCTTCAGAAACTGCAGGATGACCGCCACATCGAAGatcatcttcctctgcttTAATCCTGCTCAGCATGTTCTTGGCGCGCGCGATGTGAAAATCTTCACTTGAGTGCGAGGCACACATGAGAGCAAGGTCAGTCTCATCGAATCCAAATTTATCAACTGCACCAGTCTCGATCACAGCTACGGCTTGGGCAGGCTTGGCTGCGGATCGCGAATGGGTAACACGAGAAGGGTTCCCAGCTGAGAAGAGGATATTACCCTCTGTATCCGTTACGGCGATGTGTACACCGTGCGTGTTTTCGATAATGCCTCCTCGATCGGTGACAACGCAATCTCGGTCAAGCAGAGTAGTTCGAGTCATGTTGAGTTCAAGTATGGTAAGCTGATGGAGTCTGTCCTGTAAAGCGAGTTGGGGTTCTGATAGGAATCTTTGTGAGTCTGTCACAGCAATTGAGCTAAAAAAGGCTTCTGTTCCCTTTATAAGGCGTTGTTTTTACGTCTCCCTCTAAGATACTACTGAAATTTCATTAGATCAATGCAGTGAGACGTCTCATACAACGACGATCTCAACAAGGTGAGTCAAACTTGCCCCAAAAAAATTGTAGTTCATCCAATAAGCCCGCCGCCATGCATTACAACGTGAGTCAGAGAGTCAGATGCCCCAGGATTGTTTATCTCTCGTAGCAAGGTTATAAGAACAAACTTTGCAGTGAAAGGAAGGTGAGCTGCAAAGCAACTCAGAGTAGCACCAACAATGGCACAATCAATTAAGCGACTCTCGGATTATTACCCGATTCAGTATCTATACAGAACTCAACGGTCAGACCCCCGCATCTTGGCGTGTTGGTTTCAGAATCAACAGCACACTCGCATAAATGCTTATGAGTATTCTTTGAAATTGATGGAGCTGAGTTTTGACAAAGTTCTTCGATAATCATACTGTGATGACATGTTGGCGAACTTCGTTGGCTCCCAAACATGCCGGTAACTGTAAGGTATACCTTCAAGGCAAGACAGTCGAGTAGCTCTTCTCATACTGAGACAGATCAacatgcttatcatgtaaTTTCAGGGATCAAACATCTGTATTGGcgagttttttttttttttttttttttttgcacTGAGAGTAAGAGACTTGACAGTTCAAtattcttctcctttgtGATGGTTGGAGGTTTCCAGTAATAATCATGGCAAGACATTGGTTATGCGTCGATTCTTTTTGTAAGGCATATCGCTTTGAGCAAACACTCTATTGAGATATTCTCTAAACTGAGCTAACAGAGATCCCAACCAAGTAGCTGAATCTGGACTCCGGGACCTACAACTTGAGCTCGTCGTGATATTGATACCTTTTCTTCATACTTGGTAACTGAAGCTCATTAGACAAAGCAGTTGACTATTACCCATAGAGCATTTGCGCTAGACTTAACATGTTATACAAGTTTTAGAAGACTTTCGTATGTGATTGGTGCTTGCGTTTTCAGAAGCTCTTGCTTAAACCTCGGTTGCAGTATGAAGTCTTGACTTGACATACCTAACCTCCAGGGGATCTGGATAGGATATACGAGCTCCCCACGTGACCTACACCAAAAACGACCAAGAGAACAATACAATTGTTAACAGGTCCAATTATTACAAGGGAGGAACATGCATTTATTTCATATGCCAAGGAAAGCTACGTTATGGCATCTGAAAGCGAGGTCTTGTTTCATGTATTACCCTACATACCAGCCACATCATTACGTCACAGCACCCTTGACGTCGCACCCCCTGTAAGTTCTGAGGTCAAGAACTTGATTCTAGCGGTAAATCATGGCAGCGTCGCTATTATGACGATGTGCACGTCAGCCTCTTTCCAATCTCGATGATGGATCCTGTTTGCATTTGCGGAGAAAGGAGAAATCAGGAAATCGGCTTTGATTCTAGACATTTAAAAATATTCTATCTTCTGGTGGAGTTTTTCTGTATCCTTCTCTCTACATCTTCATTCCAACACTTTCTTCCCTCCTCCCATTTACACTTTGATCTTATTCCCGGGCCGCAATATGTCGTCATCATCCGTATGTACCCAGGTATACTTACTGGTAGCTCAATCACTAACACCACCAGGCTGAGCAAAGAAGCGATctcgaggaggagcagctcgAGCAGGAGAAGCCCGTGCGAAAGacaaagaccaagaagcaAAAGTCCGAGCGACGCAAGCGACGCGCCCGATTCGAAGACTACGATGACGAGCAGGACAACAGCCAGATGGCCCAAAGCAACTACAAcgctcagcagcagcagttgcagcaacaacaaatgcagcagcaacaacaacagcaacagatgcaacagcagcagcaacagggTGGTGGTGGAAAGAGTGATGCCCTCTCCCTGCATCTTGAATTGAaccttgagattgagattcAGCTTAAGGCGAGAATCCACGGTGATCTTACTCTTTGCTTGCTGTAAGTTGAACAACAATTATCGCCTTGATCATCGCTAACATTCTCAGGAACTAAATAACGACTATGACCTTTAGGTTGTTGTTCATATCGGAAAACAATGAACGACATATGACTTGGGTTGGCGGCGTTGGGGCTCCATTTGCACTTCCTTGGATATTTACACATATATGTTCAACAGTATTCTTTGACACATCTAAGACATTGTCTGtctattttatatacttattacCATTTTGATCATCTTTTTGCCAGAAGCTAGTGACCGTTGAACGCCCGGACGTTGACTAGCCTTGAGATAGCCTCAGATTTGCGATGTTAGCTCTGAAATCATCGAAGGATCAGCTAGTGCTGCTAATCAAGGTCTGATCTTCAGGCCCATCGAAGTTCTAGCCAGACTGTACGTAGCCGCACAGCCACGTAAGCCTCCGTCATCTTGCACGCGACAACTCCACGCTCGCGTCACCGTGGTGTTTTACAACAGTGGGGAtgcatcaccatcatcatcattgatgCTGATAAGGATTAAGGTGAACAAACAGGAAACAATTCTATGCCTCGTCATATAATGATTTTACTACTACATGTTTTTAAGAGTGCACTTAAGGTTTAGAATTAACACTTACCTCCTTATCACCGTCAATATAGCTGCTCTATGTTATTATTGTAGCCCTTGTCTCTATCGAAAACATTTGACATACCCTGCACCACAAGCTCTGGTGCCATTGCCGAATCAATAGTGCTTGAGCACTGTTTCATTTCATTGATTTAACAACGATCATTTCAGTAGTCGGGAATCATTCTAGAGCGATGACAGGTTGCCTCGTGATGACCAATTTCAACAAGCCTCGCCCAGACGATGATTGGCTGATGGGTAGTTGAAGCTTATGGTATCTCAGTGAGATATCTCGTGTCAAGAACTCATTCTCAGCCGATGACTATCTTATGCGATCCTCTTCTGATCTAGGAGAATCTGTGGAAGAGGCCAGACTCCTAGATGATTTCTCGTAATCTCATATCTCGTGAAGGATCTCTGGGTCGTTCGACGACACAGCTGCTTCATTCATATCAAGAAAGCCACCCAAAGTTGCAATTCACAAACTCGAGTGACATCAAGCAGTCTTCGGCCGGATCTTTATACATTCTTAGACATAAAACTCATCTAGTACCCTCATGTTTAAGCCAAATGCTTGCCTTTTCAATTTTTGGGCTTTTCTTGAATGGCTTTTGAATACACAACACCTCAGTTGTCGTGTTTGTAAGCTCACATTGAAAGTTCACCATGAATTATTCCCGATTACGACATCAGATGACATATGCTTAGAGCATGTGTCTCTATTATCCAACTCTGTTTAcacaacttcaacttcaggTCTGTAGTTCATCCTAAGTTCAATCTTCAATGGCTAAACTGTAAGCTAAAGGTGTTCCCTGAGTCGAGACTCGTGGCCGAAAGTTTAACCTTGGCCCCTTCGTCATATCCTCAAGAGCGGTTGCATTTGAAGACGTATTCTATATATTCTCGCCTGTTTTAGGTGCTTCTGCATGTCTGTATCGATGAGCCTTAGAACGACACGGGAGGTATTCTCAGTCTGGTCATAAAACCAACTCCATATCAACGTCTCAACCATACCCGACCCCGTCTCTTACATTTACGCTGGCTGTATCATTCTAGTTCTGCATATTTGAGCCTCTTGCCTCAAAAGGATGTTTTGGCCTACGACAAGCTGGTGACGTTGTTCATTCTGTAATTAAACGATGTATGCAAAATTCATGGATAATGATTTGTAGTCACACAGGTTATAGTCAGGTTCGCCTCAGAGCTAACGCTCATTAGAGAGACATTGGCGTTATAAAAGGTCTAGGGAGTTGACGTCCGATAATAGACACGGAGTCCCTCCACGGCGAATATATTCAAACCATGATATGGTTCAAGGAGGTTCTAGAGAGGACTGTAATGGTTTCTGACGAGAAAAGGAGCATATAAAGTAACCTCAAAGTGTGAGCAGTTGGGCTCTTAGACTTGTAGCTCTCATCCTGCAACAGCCAAAGATGAATGGCGCACCAATAACCGAGGTAGACTTTCCAGGCGGCATTAATAAAAGAGGTTGGTATTGATCCAATATGCAGACAGGGTTGGCATGTGGAGTTTAATGCCAACGAAGTGTGGATATGCCGAAGCTGAATACGAAATGCTACTTCATATTTGCTTTTGTTGATTTCAGCGAACCAACCCTTGAACCAGTATCACGATCCAAGTATCCAGCAGCTGAATATCGAAACAACAAGGACTTATGATGGCCATGGATGCAGAAAACACGCATCTACTCCACGAATTTTCCAATGAAGGACCGGCAAGTGGAGGGAGAAGTGGGAAAATTGCCCATGTCTTGGACAAAGGCCCGGCTCATCTCCGCTGCTGCATGTCAAAAGGACCTGTCTCCGGCTCCGAGGCGGGATATTAATATGCATGTCAGAGCGGCTCTGCGGGTGCGGGATGAGATGGGCGACATCTGATCGAGTGCAAGTTGACAAATCGAGGCGGGTAGGAGATTAACGCCGACAAGGTTCAGCTGGGGCTGAGAGAGTGGATGAAGCTGTAACTTCAAATAGATCACGAGTAAGACAGTATCCACTCGTAGACGGGGAAacaccttctttcttttctttttgatgTTGAGCGCTGAGATATCAGTCAGACCCGTTCTCTCAACGTGCACTCTCATGGCGGAATATATCGGGTTCAAGGACAAATGTCTCACTTTCAGATGTCACGCATAACCGTCCGTCCGGAATTTATTCTGGAATCAAACCTGCCAGCGCAAACATGCACCGGATATGCGCGCAGCAGCACATCATTTCCGAATCTATTCCGATAGATCTCCCCAGATCCTAGTCCCTGTACTTGCTTCACCCCTGCTTCACGGTCTGGGGAAGaaatctcaacatccaaTGGCGACGCCTTGTTCCAGAAGTAGGAGGGTTACATGATCTACCCTCCGTTGTCAGATTTTTAAGGTCGTAGCGGGATTCTAAGGGGTCGTGGAAGAAACACTTCGTTACCGATCTGCGAGACATGTTTTGTCGCGTGAGGTTTAATCTGAAACACAGTCACAGGAAATCGAAAGATTCTAGTATATCATCATATGTTTTCCCAATTTCCAAACAATTAGAGAAATCCATATGTTTTCAAATCTTCATCGAATCCTTCGGCTCAGTAGAGCATTTCTAAACTTCTCCGTGATACACATGATCTGACAGAGTGAGGCTTGCGAAACGGATGCTGCAACTCCTCCTGCAGCATGCATGCGCCCCCGGATTTTTTCTCAATGGCGCATGGCAACGAATACTTGTCCTTGCAGGATTATGCATTAAATCTGGTCCTTGTTCCCGGGGCGGTTGTGGCGGTTCTGAGGGCGACCGGATAGAAACCGGATGCATGGTCCTTATGCTAGACAGCTCATCAGTGACGTCTTACTGTAGAAATTATCATCAATTAACTTTGCAAGGATATCAATTAGGCTATGAAATCAATTGAGAATAAGTTTCATGGTTGGAGGCATCGCTTGCTGGTTAATTAGGCACTCGAAACGTGGATAAGGTTCTCAGATAACTCAAATCAATTTGACACTATCATTACAGTACATGCCCTAATGTTGGCCATAAGAATAACCGTAAATCCTCGAGTAGATCCAGTGTACATGATAGTTTCTTTCTCCGTAATATCATTGATCCCAAACGCCAGTGACCAAACGAATGTGAAAGCAATACCCTACCGAACAAAATGTTCTATCATGATGTAGCATCTTCAACAGTAGGCTTCCTATACGATCCCGCCTCACTCGTAGAATCGTTTTTCTTGTGAttcttatccttctctttctctggCTCCCAAACTGAACTAGCAACTGTACCACCCTCGTCCCCAGTCAACTTCTTGGCCATTGAGAAGATAGAGAAGTCCTGGCTCAGACTCGTCAAAATACTTCCATCTGAACCTCCTTCACTCCTGGTTGGGCTATCAATATTTAGGCGGCTCAGGGCATCGGCGATGCGCTGGCGCTTAGCTTCCTTGGAGTCTGGATCCAGGAGcccgttcttcttctgctcagGCTTATAAGCTGGGGAAGGTGGCTCAGCACCTGGATGACGGCCAGTTGCGACAAATGCAGCACGGTCGGCCTCGTCTTTGGCGGTTTGCTCTTTGTGctgcttcatcttctcatccatggTCATGGGCTGTTCAGGTTCTCCTGCAGGCTTGggctccttcttctctcgcCTGGTGAGCTCTACTTCTAGCACGCGAGTACCCATGGCGACCTTTGACTTGAGGCCATCATCGTCGCGGTCGTAGTACAGAGCCCAGATGCCGGGGAGTTCTTCGACAGCGCAGAAGCCCTCCCAGCCCTCACAGGTCATGCGACGGTCTTGCTTGGTGCAGTCAAATGGACCAGTGATGTGACCCTCTGTATCGGCACGAACACCGTACTTGACTTCATATGTCTTCTTGTCAATGTAGATCCAGTTCAAGAAAGGAGGGTCATCACTGATAGTAGTGACGAGACCCTCGTACTCTGTGTCTGGGAAGGGGAGGAAGTATCCTGAAAAGGCGTAGCCTTTGCTGACATTGTTTTTAGAATCATGGTTGTATAGTGGGTGTTCATTGGCGATATAAAGCTGTTCTGATGTTAGCTATCATACTGCATAGCTTTAAAAGCACAAGGACTGACCTTTGAATCTTTCAAGACAACAAgtttgttgttgatatctCGAGATCTGATACTCGGCTTGACACAAGAGACAACCAAATTGCAGCGTCGGCCACGGTGTTCTTCGCGCTTTGTCTTTGCCTGAGACTGTCTGATAGCTTCTTGCGTACCCAGCATAGCTGGGCAGACAGTCAAAGCTAGAAGCATGGGTAAAGACATGATGACTTTCTGCGGGTCGTCTTTCTGGACAGCTTCCTTGAGCTTATCAACTTCTTCTAAGAGCTTCTGCTTGCACAAGCCGCCGAAGAGTTGCTGGAGTGTGCTTTGGGTCGAGTCTTGTTGGGATTGTGATGAGGAATCAACGttgggagatgaagatgcagagTTAACGTTTGGAGATGGGGACGACATTGAACGTCGTCGGACAAGTGGCGATATTCACGACGGCAAAAAATAATAGTAAACAAAACAGGGAATATTCTGAAAAATTATTGGGATGGGTTGAATGCGAGACACGCACAGAAGAAGGGGTGTGTTATTCCAGGATACTCTCAGTAATCTCTGAGCGAGATTATACAAAGTGGCAAGCTATATATCAGGTATTATCACATTGTACCTTAGCTGATTGTTCTGATCAGCTGAAGAGACACCCCGAGCCAAGAAATTTCAAAAA
Proteins encoded in this region:
- a CDS encoding L-asparaginase II; this translates as MTRTTLLDRDCVVTDRGGIIENTHGVHIAVTDTEGNILFSAGNPSRVTHSRSAAKPAQAVAVIETGAVDKFGFDETDLALMCASHSSEDFHIARAKNMLSRIKAEEDDLRCGGHPAVSEEVNREWIKTGFEPTGICNNCSGKHVAMMAGAEALGADVKDYHLPDHPMQLEVKRVVDDLAHDPKQVEWGVDGCNLPAPAYPLFYLAQKYATFADAADAVEASSPTSQRTQNFARIFNAMTKHPEQVGGTGRFCTVLMQSYQGQLFGKVGADASYGIGVRESEDTRRLGAKGGLGIAAKIEDGNLEILYAVVPEILEQLGIGTPEQRGRLDGFHHLQRRNTMNEVTGRVRFNFKVRPFGDRVD